A window of the Gossypium hirsutum isolate 1008001.06 chromosome A03, Gossypium_hirsutum_v2.1, whole genome shotgun sequence genome harbors these coding sequences:
- the LOC107886237 gene encoding F-box/LRR-repeat protein At5g63520 — translation MGGFAAVNDDILQNILFRLPASSFASAACVSKSWNKVCDRVLTCPKLASALSLNPSLPDAVKEALDKVLSKPIRPQFAIASIGLQFSLEAAHQIITERLGSKVPVVTNAACGIIGRDAITNTMREVRWHMIPAEDGSVSRESEEFNRGIVLIVGYLPGLKVDAIPLLRPKMEHRVTMVDRFMMDIRNYTVSVSGSVIPAGVIMFGDQHIDLTPVLAELDCVMPEETVIVGEASSRFICKTARNSEEYNPDLYFFDAVALVFAKDKNKPPGIGETRFHATLSTGVMPFGPELKAISVTAKGTECSWLTASMNGYHQILDSQRLLDDISEEMDDEAADLYIGVIQKRPSSLEHEKMKLRTYLAFYEVLGGDEEYLVVDGVGIKPGDTFLFYHSDSATASSSCLNAFEKLKVLKPAASSSRNPYSNMDSNGGVFGGLLFSSHYRGETYFDSFPIYSNFPGTPLAGIVCNREIGRDSTAASMWQEAKEESPARCSLHVCTTVYLVFVYVPPSPNLYIN, via the exons atgggTGGTTTTGCTGCTGTTAATGATGATATTCTTCAAAATATACTCTTCAGGTTGCCAGCTTCATCGTTCGCTTCAGCTGCCTGCGTTAGCAAATCCTGGAACAAAGTTTGCGACAGAGTTTTGACTTGTCCCAAGCTTGCCTCTGCACTGTCTCTCAATCCTTCTCTCCCT GATGCTGTGAAAGAGGCTCTTGACAAGGTTCTCTCCAAGCCAATTCGTCCTCAGTTTGCCATTGCCTCCATTGGGTTACAGTTCAGCTTGGAAGCTGCTCATCAAATT ATCACCGAAAGACTGGGCTCCAAAGTACCAGTAGTTACCAATGCTGCATGTGGAATCATTGGTAGAGATGCTATTACCAACACAATGAGAGAG GTTCGATGGCACATGATACCTGCAGAGGATGGTTCAGTTTCTCGAGAATCCGAAGAATTTAACCGAGGCATTGTCTTGATTGTTGGATATCTACCTGGACTGAAGGTTGATGCCATCCCTTTATTAAGGCCAAAGATG GAGCATCGGGTTACCATGGTTGATAGATTTATGATGGATATAAGGAATTACACAGTTTCTGTTTCAGGCAGTGTTATTCCAGCTGGGGTGATAATGTTTGGA GATCAACACATTGACTTGACTCCTGTTCTTGCAGAGCTTG aCTGTGTTATGCCTGAAGAAACAGTGATTGTAGGGGAAGCAAGTAGCCGCTTCATATGCAAAACTGCTCGTAATTCTGAAGAATACAATCCTGATCTTTACTTTTTTGATGCTGTAGCTTTGGTATTTGCAAAGGATAAAAATAAGCCTCCTG GCATTGGAGAGACTCGATTCCATGCGACATTGTCAACAGGTGTAATGCCCTTCGGCCCTGAGCTCAAGGCAATATCTGTAACAGCTAAAGGCACAGAATGTTCATGGCTCACAGCCAGCATGAATGGGTACCATCAAATATTAGATAGCCAGAGGCTTTTGGATGATATCAGTGAAGAG ATGGATGATGAGGCCGCTGATTTATACATTGGGGTCATACAGAAAAGACCATCGTCCCTTGAGCACGAGAAAATGAAGCTACGAACATACTTGGCCTTCTATGAAGTTTTAGG AGGGGATGAAGAATATTTAGTGGTGGATGGTGTTGGCATAAAACCTGGAGACACATTCTTATTCTACCATTCGGACTCGGCCACTGCATCATCATCTTGCCTTAATGCCTTTGAAAAACTGAAAGTTCTGAAACCGGCAGCTTCAAGTTCCCGAAATCCCTACTCCAACATGGACAGCAATGGCGGAGTGTTCGGAGGGTTGCTTTTTTCATCCCATTACCGTGGAGAAACATACTTTGACAGCTTCCCAATCTACAGCAATTTCCCTGGTACACCATTAGCGGGCATTGTTTGTAATAGAGAGATCGGACGTGACTCCACAGCGGCTTCAATGTGGCAAGAAGCTAAAGAAGAAAGTCCAGCTCGTTGTTCCCTCCATGTTTGCACCACTGTCTATTTGGTGTTCGTATATGTTCCGCCATCTCCAAATCTTTATATCAATTAA